In Miscanthus floridulus cultivar M001 chromosome 8, ASM1932011v1, whole genome shotgun sequence, the sequence gatagtacgaccatctatcctaaacccggtcataaacttctctacacacctatgaccggtgaaatgaaatgccctaggttatacctttgccttgcgcattccattccatctcctccaatgttgatgcaacacatgcaccaacacgatcaacaatgatatgatccacttcatatcatcacatgatcatattggttcatcgatcttgactttacttgctcttcaccgttgccatcgtccatcggcgccaagtcttgctcaagcttcaccgccacgtggtccatcactccaaagccttcgacttacccttcacgcttgcaaccggtccatcaagctaagtcttgtcttgatcttctctaccttgatcacatgactcaatgtcatgtctcatgtgcatttaagctccttcatcatcacatgtgtgagctttgcaacatttccaagccattttcatcttcatgacatatgttgctcacacacatgtacctgtggactaatcacctgtgtatctcatataaacgcaattagtccacctaagttgtcactcaattaccaaaaccacacaaggacctttcagcattGTTCTTGTAAGGGTGATAAgtatccggttctttctctctactacaccattttgttgaggagtgtatgttgcggagacctcatgcttgatcccaacttcatcacaatatgctttaatatttgtgttgtcaaattattttccattgtcacttcttatcttcgtgagcttcactttaaattcattttgtgctctcttggcaaactttttgaaaCATGTGGCCACttcatcttgtcatgaaggaagaacacccatgtatatctagagtagtcatcaactatcataagacaatagagattgtctcccaaactcttgtaagttgtaggtccaaatagatccatgtggagaagctctagtactcttgttgttgacatgtaagctttggttggatgagtgtttgcaacttgcttgctggcttgacatgtactacaaagtttgtccttctcaaatttcacatccttcaaacctctcaccaattcattctccattagcttcttgagtgagctcatcccaacatattctagtcttctatgccatagccacccaagtgatgttttggtgaataagcatgtctttaagtttgcatcttcggtggtgaaatccactaaatataggttgttgtatctaaaagccttcaatataacttgatcatcatctttctttgacacaaccacttccttctcggtaaacaaacattgaaagccaagatcacacaattgaccaatggatagcaagttgaaactcaatgaagcaacatatagcatatttaatattgaatgattatttgatattgcaactttgcccaatccttgaactttccctttgaattatcattaaatgtaatcctttcttgaccatctacttcttcatctagtgaggtgaacatacgaggatcgccggtcatatgttgagtgcaaccactatcaataacccaatgacttccaccgatcttgtagttcacctacacataagagattaaGCTTGTattttagggacccaaacttgatgagggcccttgactttctcaactagtgactttgcaacccaaatttgcttaggcctattcttgttgggtggacctaagaatatgactttcatctttccactagaatcctttctaagcatgtagtgagcattgaagacaaagggtctagcatgcttgggcaagggttgtggtggtgaagtttgacactcatgagcaaagtgaccttcttgtccacacttaaagcatctctttggcttaggctttgacttgtattattGTTGATGTTGAgattgagctttcttctcttgatttgccaagtacccaataccacttctatccatcttcatcatggtgttcatgagtagctcactttggagataatggcctcttgtgaacttgctcaaaccagtcttgagatgttctttctccaacttgaacttcctgttttcttctctaagttcatcatgatctttctcaatcttgagtctcttgttctcttctttaagcgtctcattctcaagagccatatcataatctttgtcaagattctctatcacaatcgtgttggtggttgatagcttttcatgatctttcttgagctttttattctcattcttgagcttgacataatcatcatagttgtcggactcaaccactttcttgcctttgctactagaaccttgctcaatgctctcaacaatcaagtcatcacatgatgtagctatatcaatcttaacaatattgttagtagcatcatgtggctcattggataataactcatgagaaagaacaagattatcatgattaatcttgagattggtgtacttttcttttagcaaattgtaactagtgataagctcattatgtatctcctcaagtttatcatgttttctctaagctcctttttagaggttttgagctccttgagtttggataacataattttattttcttctctaagctcaacactagcttttttggctatgtcatactttgctaagagtgagtcctcaagttctagcttttcatttttagctcttgtctttctaatgattttagtatattggtttagcaacttgacaagatcatcataagaaggtgattcaaattcttcatcactatcactaccactttcatcattgctagcattatcatcaccactactatcatcatccttttgtaccttttgttcacccttggccataaggcataggtgtgtacaGGATGATGACAGCGGTGTcaatgaagatagtgaagaatcaatcacaatagccgccaccttctccttctcattttcactttcatcatcggatgagccacttgatgattcaatgtccgtAAGCCAATCACCAATAatatatgccttgccattcttcttcttcttgtgaaattccttcttcttgccatccttcttcttatatggctcgttcttcttcttctcatcatcatcttcatcacttgagtcatctttctggcccttgtacttcttcttatacttgtctttcttggatttgaggcattgatgagctagatgaccaaattCTCCACAATTATAACAATCCATTTCAGAGATGGGCTTTCTTCTACCACTAGTGAataatttcttcttcttgtcatcaaacttgacaccattcttatttagcttcttgagcatcttggcagttcttctcaccaagagagcaagacttgcatcatcaatctcatcatcacttgagctatcatgataaACTCTTGTtctgcccctcttctcttggctagccttgaatgccaaatctttcttcttggtggaagaagagccatcttgtagagtgatgtgcatgtacatctcatgtgcattgatcttctccaatatttgagttggtgtagcggtggaaagatcatcttgatgaagcaccgtcacaatatgcccatatttgtcaatggggaagacactcaagaactttctcagaacatcagatggttgcatttgtgtgagtccaagcccattgactttctctacaagaatattcaaacgtgaatacatctcattggcactttctctaggaagcatctcaaataaattaagctttttcatcacaaggtgatagcgttcctcctgcttactcttagttccctcatggagcgcacaaatgtccgaccatagtgcatggataTCTTTGTGGTTTCGCATacggttaaagacatccttgcaaaggcctctaaagagggtatttctagcctttgcattccacttctcatagttaacctcatcgccttgaaggttggcgggatccttaggttttgggaagccttgtaaggtggctctaagaactccaacatctaaagcctctagatATGCTTCAATATGAATTTTCCAAtaaaaaatcatctccctcaaagatagtaGGGGGTCCATCCTCGTGGGACATCTTggtctaggcggttaagcctaattaaggGAGCACGAGGCTcttataccaattgaaaggatcaagatgcctaagaggggggtgaattgggctaattctaaattttatgcaataattaagtcctacacttagcccacttcaccccttgtgcctagaatgtgtttctattattctaccacataaaagttttgcaccctaggttctaatcctactctagcatagcaattctaggaatgtaaagacataaaatgaattgctcaaatgtaaatgctcaaagtaaagagagggaaaggaacacaacgatgttttcctgaggtatcgaagagtcgccactctctactagtcctcgttggagcacccgcgcaagggtgtagctccctcttgatctatgcaaggatcaagtgctctctacgggctgattctttgacacttccgTCATGGTAAATctcccacaaccactcacaacataacttgggtcatccacaagctccactggaTGAACATCAAGCTCCTGATCACCactgagccgtctaggtgatggtgatcactaagagtaataagcacaaactctcacttgaccaagataagcctaatgagaaaggtggatacacacttgctactctctattcactaatgaggtccttaatcttggattctcaaatctcaatcacctcactaggctcttgctctcccttgcactccaaaggtgtttctcaactgaacaaatgggcaagagaccttcattggatgagtggagtaagtatttatatccCCTCACtcaaaacataacatttggaggctgagtcatcactctgtgggctgaccggacgctctggtcagggtgaccagatgctccggttagTTATGCCCGCCACTGTGTTagaaagagccgttaagttctgaccagactctgaccagcgttcggtcaacaccaaccggacgcgtctagtcaagAAAAAccctttctagaaccttactagagttgaccggacgtaggcaccccagcgtccagtcagtacccactagatgcgtccggtcaagcaaaagcctctctggaacctctctagagttgatcgGACGTAGGCACCCcatcgtctggttctcctccactcagcgtccggtcagtaccagacgactacagttgatcaaatgaactgaccggactcaccctccatcgtccggtcacaaccaggccagcgtccggtcagtcacttgactctccattcacttccaactcgaaatcctatgtgaatgaagttatcGGTGCAGacagtgaccaacacgtaaatatttgtagttttgtcgtacgttgtgatcggaggtggcctagcactcaatgacatagggtttatactggttcaggcaacgtgctctacgtccagtccagtttgagtcgatcagtgactttattcctgagcccaggtgctcgaggtttgcagtggggttacaaacgagaaggagaaagatggggtacaagaggtccgatcggactctggtTAGAGGGGCCGAGAGTGCTGGgagcttcgctatgagctaagtgaaCTTGGTCATTCGAATGAATCTGAATCAACCTGAATGGACTTAAACTTATcttgttggaagagagcgcatccccttttatagatgaaggggatggccttacaagtgagagagagagagagtacattcgctgctaagtcttgctgcccacgccggtggATACAAGACGATGGTAggcacctacaatactattgaatgtcagatgcacgtgggaggttgcatcatcttcttcaggtatggcagatgttggtgcctactatactattgatgcctagaggcatgtgaggggttttaccatgttcgcctggtacggtaaatgtcggcgcccacaacactgtcgatgcctagaggcatgtggagggagccttaccgtatgggagttaatggcacctacaatactataggggaaaatgtcggcgcctacaacacttttttggttctgtcgtgccagggaggttgcagagtactgtttctacaGATGTACAGGGTACGATCCCTAGTAttacggtttgacttgtgcgccctgcattactttctccgtccgttttctggtccttaccgagcgggcatccccggtcagtGGGTCCCAGTCAGCTTtgatcgcgccagtcggagaagagcagtgagcaggggttcatCGCACCCCCGGCCAGAGacgtgggtcagagtcggaagtggtgtttggccaagccttccagtcggagaggccgtcTAGAGGCGGGCTGGAcccaaagcgagtgctccggtcggagaggcgggccagagtcggaagcggacgccattcctcctcggccaggccttccggacggtgattggattgcccttctggcctatcgctcaggtacttgggccggcccatgagttgcatgtTTGTTTGCAACGTGGTCcgttgggctgagcctttgttagGAAGTcggtccatccttaaccttgtcgtccatcctttgaaaaccgaaacgatttccatcgtcaggggcatgacaaccatgattgcccaatcaattttcattaccatgacctaactcaaattgtctctgcaaaacacacgttagtcatagtaatttcatctcgtcattaatcaccgaaacccaactaggggcctagatgctttcatactTAATAACAACTactatattgcccgtgctaacgctacggtaacaTCTAGAAACCATaaaatcataaaactaaaataaattataaaactaaaaaaTGAATCCACTAATGAAAAAAACATAAATTCACAAACTAATGAAGTAAGACCATGCATTATCGTGTGTTAAAAGATATTGATGGAATTTAGAAATAAGAAACtgaaaaaataaaataagaaaAGTGAAAAAAGGGAGCAGTAGCCAAGGCTCAGTTCGCTTAAACTTATCGATCGTATCATTCAATaaaataacagtatttttctatTATAATAAATTAGCATCAGCTTCAGTGTCAGCATCGGCCGTTTTTCCGGCCAAGAAGCCGCGGCAGGAGAGTAGCGTGGCTAGCTGTTGGATTTTTGGACGATGGTGCCCAACGTCGCTGAACCCGGTGATACCCCCAGGTCCTGTCACGTTCCGCTGGCAACAAAAATGCATGGCGCTGGTGATAAAACCGACGGTACGAGGGCCCCTGCTCCCGTCCCCGGCGCCCGGCCGGTTGGGAGCGCCGTGCCGTTCGGCCACCAATCCCGGCGACAGGGAGTGCGTGTGTGGACCTACGCGATCGAAGCTCGTGTGTCTTGTGTAGTTGTGTCATGTGTGCACGCGACACGCCCTGCTTCCCTCCCTTCTCAGACTTCTTCGTGCACCCCACCCCATACACACTCACACGGGCAGGCGATCGCCGATCAGCGATCAGGACTCAGGAGGAGGATTAGGAGGATGCATACCGACAAGGCTGCTGCTGCGTCTGCGACTCTGCGTGCATGGGGTGCTTTGTACAGTACCAGCGCTTCCCCGCTTAAACTTTTTCTCAAGCCCATCTGCCGATTCGTGCCAGCCATCCTCCGTTCCTCTGGGATCCACCGTCGATCTTGGCTTTGGACGTTACTGCATGCTCTTTCGTTCTATCCTCTCCGGTGGACGGACCTCGGTAGAGTGGTGTCGTAGCGTCGTGCAACTAGCCAAAGCCAACTAGTTTCCTCTTCTTACACGCGCGCCTTGTAACGGGCTTTAGCTAATGGAACGACGAGCTCATGTCCCTGGCTCCCTGCACTCGGGTCCTGCCTGCAGTGAGAGAAAGTTGGCTAGGAACCAATTTCACGGAGGTCTCCCTTCTCCCGCACGGGGATCCAGACGAACACAATCATGGTTCATGGGTCGCACGACCGCGGAACGCCGAACACGCCCCCGGCCGAGCAGTGTAGTGCCGTACTAGCAGCACGTAGGAGTAGGCGGCTGTTGGATTGATTAGACGTGCATTACTTCCAATATTCAGATGGTACGCATGATGAGAGAAAATCCGTATTTCACGTCAAAAGATAAcggagtactccctccgtttcataTTATTTATTGCTTTATTTAGTTCTGAATACGAAAATTAAAGAGGAATGGAAAATTTGGGTTTATAAAGAAGCTAGAAGAAGAAATAGAGATGTACTATAAAAAAGGATAAGATACTTTAGAAAGCACGTAAGAATGACAAATAATTTAGGTAACGTCTAAAATATTTTACCAAGCTTCGTAGAATACGGCGGTCGTTCCATGTTCCGGATGGAGCGTGTCACTGTCACGCTCATGATGTCCCAGCCGGGTCTTGTCATCTCTAGTACTCCAGCTGCAAGCTCGCTCAGTCACAGTCGCTCCTGATCCCGACCAGACGGTCACGGCCCACGGCCAAGCGCTCCTCGAGTGTTGACCACGCCGTAGTGGGTAGTGCCGTACTCAgcgccaccagcaccaccatctGCGTGCGTGAGATAGACTTAGGGGGTGTTCGGATCCGTCGAATAAAATTTACTAGGTGTATCAGAGGATGTTGTATGGgctgttcggatattaataaaaaaataaattacataatccgtcagtacttcacgagacgaattttctaagtctaattaatccgtcattagcatatgtttactgtagcaccacattatcaaatcatagactaattaggcttaaaagattagtctcgtaaattagtcacaaactatgcaatttgttttataattagtctatatttaataccccatgcatgtgtccaaatattcaatgggacagctactaaaatttagaagagTTCACCTTAACTTGGCATTCTCGATCTTTTTCTTTTCCGTGCACCTCGAGCTTGTTCAGCTGGcgctgatacgatcgtatacggTCATGGATtattactactggctggtttggtgtgagaccTCAGCTTTTTTTGACgggtgctgatacgatcgtatacgatcatgaATTATTACTATTAACTAATTTGATGTGTGAGAGAAATACTATtctaactaaaaatttacgatcgttacGATCAAGCAATCACAccgctcatcatcctcatccgcCTAGGCGATGGGGGAGAAGGACAAGGCTGCTGGGGGTGCCTGGAGGCTTGGACAGTTGCGAAAGAAAGTACTACTAGCTGTTCCTGCTACGGTGCTGCTTGCTTCTTTTTACTCAGCGGTCAGCCCACTATCTGATCTTTCTTGCCACACCCACCGAAATTGTTTATAACATCAAACAAATGTACTATCAAGATAGCGTGTTTTACAATCTTATagatgttatatatatattgacAGGTTTAGCTAACTGTGTAATTCTCAAAAACTTATATGATAAAAAAACTATTTTTTGGTTTGAACGGTGGGAGTACAGTGCACCGGCAGGATAGATCCAAAACTTAAAAGCCTGTTTAGAGACCATGTATTCAAggcccgtttggcagggctcctcttcgGATCTGGCTCTGCTCCTCcacaggagccctgccaaacgttttcctGGATGAGTCATTTTTCAGTAAAAagcagaggagccggagccgttttggaggagccactgtggctcctccaaaacggctctagCTCCTCCGGAAGAGCCTCTCAAGAGAAGCCGTGCCAAACACCCCCTCAGTACTATTCCTTCACTTCCAAGTTATAAATCGTTCTATATAGTTTTTACTACGTATCTAAATGAAATGTATATCTAGTAGATGCGTCTCTAGAAAACCTAGAACAACTTATAATGTGGAACAGATATAATATCGTTTTGCAAAATACTTTAATTTTCAAAAGTTTATGTGTGTTTGACACAACAAACCTTGTAAATTCTGAAACTGTGGTTTGTCAAAACAAGAGTCTTTTTGGAGTTTTTTAAACTTAGTAAGCTagtcttcatcttttttttttctaaaccacGTTTTTATGTGTCTCTAGAATATAAAACTGCATTTTCACGATGCCACAGTTTTTTAAGACTACGTCATCCAAATAACCACTTAACTATATTGCTTGGAACACTATGATGTAATGTGTGTTAGTGTGTTCACGGTTGGCTGGTTGTAACTCCATGTATCGCTAGAGCATGAATCCGTAAACCCAAGTACAAACTACCCATGCAAATTAGACTAAACTTAGTTATCATTAAACATCATCATCAAGATGGAAGTCCATAGACTAAATACCAAATAAGCTGGGAAAAAAGAAAATCTATTAACGAGAAATATAAATCCATAACCCGAACTACCAAGGCAATAATACTCCTCTCATATCATAATAGTTTgatgttttagtattttaaaataGATTAGTCTTCAAAAGAAAGTACTCATATACCCCCATTTATGAAATATGATCCACACTAATTTTAAGAGTAAATCGCTAACTAAAAGAAATGTTTGGAGGTATGCAAACCGCTGTATCATATTTTTTTTTAAGAAGACTGGAGTATTATTTTAATATAGTGTGTTAAGTACAATTTTTATCTCCAGTTATTATACCATACAAACGTGGCACAATTAATCGGTAGTAACGCACACAATCAAATCATTCGGCCAATCAGACCTGAACATCCTGAACTGCAGCCTGCAGACAATCCGGCCCCGCACCTTGGTCCCCCCTGCAGTGAGACAAAGCTCGCCCAAGCCCCGCACCAACCCCCTACCGGCCCACTCCGGGCCCCCTTGCCTTGCCACGCTCTATAAAGCCGGCCGGCCATGGACCACGGCTCCAGCGAACGCGGCCGCGCTTCGCCTCGTCCGACCGAGTGCGTCCCTCCCTTCCTTTGCTTGCAGCCCTCTCCGTCCTCACCGGGACACCCGCAGCCACCATGGCAACCGCCACGAAGCTCAACCCGTTCGCGGCCCCGTTCCCTTGCCCCTACCCCTATGCACACCACCtcgcgccgccggcgccgcccccgTTCCCGCTCGCGGACGCCTGCCCGCCGCGGTTCCCATTCGTCACCTACTGCTGCGTCGGCGTCGCCTCCCCGCAGGGCCGCCTCGGCTTCTGCTTCCCCGTCCCTGTGCAGCAGTCCTCCGGCTCCCCGCCGGTCCTCCGCAAGGGCGTCCTCGCGGCCCCGCCGCACGGCCTCCCGCCGCACAAGCTCATGGCGGCGTTCTCCGGCCCCTGCGGCGCGGGGAAGCAGCGCCAGGCCCCGACGCCCGTGCCCATGAAGCCGGTAGCCGCCGCCGCGCCTGCCCAGGTGCCGGTGGCGCCGCGAAAGCCGCGGATGGCGCGGCTGAAGGCGGAGAGCAGGAGCCAGGCCAAGGCGCCGCGCCCACGGAAGGCGGCGGGTCCGCGCGCGCGCCTGCCCCCGCAGCGTgaggcgccgccgccgtccctcTACACGAAGCGGCCGCGGGATTGGGAGAAGCCGAAGCCTTCAGAGCTCGGCGACTGCACCACCATTATGCTCCGGAATATCCCCAACAAGCTCAGGTAACTGTAACGGCCCCAGTGATCATCACAAGGGCACGGAAATgcacactagctgcattttttttttcttagcTTCTTGATGAATCTTGCCCCCCATAGATTCAGCGGTTTATCATGTGTGCAGGAGCGGAGATATGATCAGTTTGCTCGACGAGCAGTGCGCGCGCGCCAACAGGGCCGCCGGCTCCGTCGTAGCAGCCTACGACGTCTTGTACTTGCCGATGGACTTCAGGTGATAAATCTAGATCCtgcatcttcttctttttttgctgCAATTTTTTGGGGGAAAAAAGTACATGAAATTAAGTCTTAAGAGAAAACGAGGCCACATCGTGTCCCTTTTGCTTTTCTTCTTTTGGCACATACAAGAACGCAGATTTCAGTTGTTCCTTGTTCTGAGAAAAGCTATAAGGCAAAGAAGCAGAACAAGACAATAAAATTTCATAGTAATGTAGAATGGTTTCTTAACGGATACTTAATATTTGCTGCATAATAGGCTTGGACATGAATCTGGCCACATTATCTAGTGCAGTGTATGTCCTGTCTCATTGCACACGCGAGTAGGATGGTTTTTTAACGGATACAGTTTTGGTGCAAATTTGCATGAGGCCTCAATTTGCATTGTACTACTAACTGAAAGCACATAAAAGCTGTAGGAAActgacagcctgttcgcttgctcgtaaacgatcgtaaatttccagccgagaacagtgtttttctctcccaccaaatcagccaacagtaaataatccacgatacgatacggcctcccgaacaggctgtgaATTTGTAGGGTACTTTTGCTTCTTTTGCACATAAATAGGCAGGATTCAGTCGTCCTTGTTCTGGAGAAAGCTAAAGAACAAGGAGACAACTGCTGAAGTTTAATGCTAGCATTTTTTAGTCTGAAACAACTTAAAATGGAATTTACGTTATAGCCAATTTTAGTATGGAGCACTGTTCTGTTTAAATTTTCTTCCTGACAGACTTGGCCAATGGCCACTTTAGGTTAATTTTCCTGCATTTTCTCGCTAACAAGTTTGGTCAGTGCGTGCATTTTTCTTGGTGCAAATTACTCAATACATATTATTTCTTAAATCTTAAGGCCACTAATGAATGCTGCAAGAATAAGGTTAAGGAAACTGAAATTGCACAACACTTTTTCGGTTTTTTTTCCTCTTTTGAACACGCAAAAATGCTGGATTGGGTCCTCCTCCTGGGGAAAGCTAAAAGACAGAACAGCACAGAATGAAACTTGATGCCAGTGCTTTCTTTAGAAACAAGAAAATGGATGGTTTTATGTTACTTCTAGTTGTATAAGTAGACAGTAGTAAACTAGTAACCACTTAATTAACTAAACTTTTAGAGTGCTTTTCCTTTCTTTTACTTGTTTTGTACATATGTACTCCCTCCGGTTCTATAAAACATGTCGTTTTTGAGTTTGTctttaagtcaaacattttaaactttgactacaaataacttcttttgggttgagtttgaaaatatgaaagtgatgtaagtagattcatctcgaaatgtagtttcatgaaagtaaatattgactatattttataaatattttatagcaaaaagttacagtcaaagtcgtttcttaaggaccgtgtcgatgtccaaaacgacttgctttagagaaccggagggagtacaTAAATGTTGTCCTCATTGTTCTGGAGAAAAGCTAAAGGACAAAGACAAAGCAGCACAAGTGAAATTCGATGCTAGCCTTTTGCATTCCTTTCTGGATCAACAATGCAAAGCAAATGAAATTTTAGTGGCCAATGGAAGCTTGGATCACTAATAACTGCTATGCTATTGTCGTAATTTACTTATCACCTTGTTGTGCACAGATAGAATATACCATGTAACTTGGTCGATTATGTTTCCTGCATTTTCTTGGTCAACAGTCACAATGCTGTGCGTTTGTCACCTGTATTTTTTTAGATAAAATATGAGCACTTCTTTGTTGTACTATTTAGTAGTATACCTTAGGGGCAAATTCAACTTTTTCCAGCATTTCTGAATGCCTCTTGAATGAAAGCTGTAAAAATCCGAAGTTCACTTTCACAGtacttt encodes:
- the LOC136468566 gene encoding protein MEI2-like 7 yields the protein MATATKLNPFAAPFPCPYPYAHHLAPPAPPPFPLADACPPRFPFVTYCCVGVASPQGRLGFCFPVPVQQSSGSPPVLRKGVLAAPPHGLPPHKLMAAFSGPCGAGKQRQAPTPVPMKPVAAAAPAQVPVAPRKPRMARLKAESRSQAKAPRPRKAAGPRARLPPQREAPPPSLYTKRPRDWEKPKPSELGDCTTIMLRNIPNKLRSGDMISLLDEQCARANRAAGSVVAAYDVLYLPMDFRKEANFGYAFINFTTTSAAKELYCSLQNCLWKVHGSKKVIRIDQATQQGKAMLVRHLEKMRLECAKDEFLPVEFSPPRDGVNVPAAPRRIRMARRGARTASKAKAGCIAS